The nucleotide sequence CTCAACTATAATTTTTGGATACATTTTTGCCTCCTATATATTACTGTACACGTAATAATTATACCAAAATATATTAAAAAACTATTCCGAAAATTAAAGTTAAGGTGTAAAATAGGCAAGGAAGGAGGCGTTAGATGCTATTAATTAAAAATGCAAGAATACATACAATAACACAAGGCGTAATAGAAAATGGCTTTGTGCTTATTGAAGGAAAACGAATTAAAAAGGTGTCAAATGAACCACCCGAAGTCGATTTATCAAAAACAAGAATTATTGATGCACAAGGTAAAATGGTCTTCCCATCATTCATTGACGCTCACACTCACCTTGGGACTTTTCCGTTAGAGGGGACAGAAATGGATGCCGACGGAAACGAAATGACTAACCCTGCGACACCCGGACTGCGGGCAATTGATTCAATTAATCCGTACGATCCAGCTTTTAAAGAGGCTTTTGAATCTGGTTTTGAAATTGTTTTTACAGGAGCAGGTTCAGGAAATGTAATAGGTGGATTAAGTGTAACTATGAAAACGTATGGAAATATTGTAGACGAGATGGTTATAAAGAATCCCGCCGGACTTAAATGTGCTTTTGGTGAAAATCCCAAAAGGGTATATTCTTCCAAAAACCAGCTTCCAACAACAAGGATGGGAACAGCAAAGGTATTCAGAGAAACTCTTTATAAAGGAAAGAATTACTACGAGAAAAAGAAAAGTGGTGAAAAAGTTGATTTTGATCTAAACATGGAAAGCCTTTTTCTCGTTTTCGACCACAAAATACCACTAAGAATACATTCGCACAGAGCTGACGACATAGTAACAGCAATTCGCATTGCAAAACACGAATTTGGATTAGATGTAGTAATAGAGCATGGGACAGATTCCGCTAAGATAAGGGACTTCTTAGCCAAAGAAAATGTACCAGTAATCTTAGGACCAATTCTTGATGTTTCTCCCAAGGTTGAAACAAAACCTAACTCGTTCGAGAACCCTAAAAAACTCGTTGAAGCAGGTGTAAAAGTTGCACTAATGACTGACCATCCTGTTGTTTCAATAGGTTATGCTTTAATCCAGGCTGGACTCGTTGCATATGAAGGTAAATTAGGCTTTGATGAAACTCTAAAATTAATTACCATAAACCCTGCACAAATTCTTGGAATTGATTCCGACTATGGAAGTATTGAAGAGGGTAAAGTTGCAAACTTAGTAATGTTCGATAGAAATCCATTTTCAGTTCTCTCAAAAGCAGATACTGTTTTATTAGAGGGCGAAGTAATAATTGAAGGAGGCAAGTATGTATAAGATATATGCAAAGAAGCTATTTAATGGTGAAGAAATTCTTGAGGATAGAGTCGTTGTTTTTGATGAAGAAAAAATATTCCACATTGGAGAAGATATAAATGACAATTTTAAGGAAGTATACAATGTAGACTTTTTAATGCCTCCAATAATAGACCTGGGAAGCGGAATTGGTCTTAAAGAAGAGTCTCTTGGAAGAATTGAGGGAGATGATCTTGACGAGGCAACTAATCCAGCAACACCCGAATTATTTGCAGCAGATGGAGTTAATCCTTACGACGAAGCATTTGAAAAGGCAGTAAAAGGTGGAAGTCTCATAAGTCTTATCCTTCCTGGCAACGCAAACCCAATAGGTGGACACGGTGTCCTTGTTTACAATCGAGGAAAACATATACTTGATATGACAATTGAAAATCCTCTTGGTGTAAAATTTTCCATAAATACTGAGCCTAAGAGTACATATGGACCAAAGGGCAAAACTCCTATGACAAGAATGGGTATAGCCTACCTCATAAGGGATACGCTATATAAGGCAAAAGAATACAATAAGGAGCGTAAAGAATTTTCGTTAGGCTTTGAATCACTTATTCCACTTCTTGAAGGCAAAGATTTGGCATTTTTTGCAAGTTTCAGGGCAGATGATATCGCAACTTCAATCCGTATTGGTGAAGAGTTTGGCCTAAGAATGGCAATACTCTATGGAGTTCAGTCAAATATGGTTAAAGATCTTTTAAAGGAAAGGAACATTCCTGTAGTATATGGACCGATTATGTTCCCCCGCTGGTCGATTGAACTAAAAGGCTTATCACCCAAAGTACCTTTAGAACTTATAAGTGAGGGAATCTTAACTGCTCTTACATCAGGACATCCAATGTTCCCCAGTAAATATTTACGACTGAACGCAGGGCTTCTTATAAAGGAGGGCTTAAGCGAAGTTGAAGCATTAAAAACTATCACACTCATTCCCGCAAAAATCATTGGAAAAGAGAATCTTGGGAAAATCGAAAAAGATGGTCTTCCGAATTTCGTAGGGTTTGATGGCGCTCCATACGATACTACTGGTATTGTAAGCCTTGTTTTTATGAAAGGCGTTAGAGTAATTTAGTATTAAATTTNNNNNNNNNNNNNNNNNNNNNNNNNNNNNNNNNNNNNNNNNNNNNNNNNNNNNNNNNNNNNNNNNNNNNNNNNNNNNNNNNNNNNNNNNNNNNNNNNNNNTTTACCCCTCATTTTTTTCGTTTATATGCAAATTCCTTTTAGTAGCTTTTCAAATGACGTTTTTTAAAGCCCTTTTATAATTTTTTAAGGGATCCCAAAACTATCACCCTGTGTATTTGAAACTTGAGTAAGTTATCCACAATTTATTAAGCAATATGTTCCTATTGCTTATAAAAGAAAAATTACTTTTCAATTTTCAATTGCGAACAACTCTTTGGAATAGTCTTAAATGGATGTCTCGCTCAATTTAAGGACGGTACCAACATGCATTTTTACGCCGGTCGGTAAAACATCCTCGTCAATATCAAATTTTGGAGAATGGTTAGGATAGATTATTCCTTTTTCTTCGTTCAGTGCGCCTAGCCAGTAAAAAGCACCTGGGCGCTCTTTTAGGAAATATGCCATATCTTCCCCGCCCATTGAAATCGGTGCCTCAAAAACATTATTTTCGCCTACTATTTCTTTTGCAAGGTTCCTTATAAATTGGGTTGCATTTTTATCGTTTACAAGAGGGGGATAGCCAAATGAATACTTTAAATCGGCTTTCCCTCTAAAGGATTCGGCAATTTGCTTAGAGATTTTTTCTATTCTTTCTTTAATAAATTCAGATAGTTCGTGCTTCAATGTTCTTACTGTTCCCTCAAGCTCCGCTGATTCAGGTATTACGTTAAAGACATCTCCTGATGTTATTTTCCCAAAGGATAAAACTGCATTCTCGAGTGGGTCTATTTCTCTTGAAACTATTGCCTGAAGAGCAATAACTATGTGCGAGGAAATTAAAATAGGGTCTATTGCTTTATGTGGATATGCACCATGTCCACCAGAGCCAAACACCTTAAGGATAAAACTATCTGCTTCTGCCATCATAATTCCATCTTTAATATAAATCGTATTTGCTTTATAAAATCCTGCAACATGAAGCCCAAAGGTGTAATTTACATGTGGATTTTCTAAGACACCTTCATTAATCATTCCAATCGCACCACCTGGATCTCTTTCCTCAGATGGCTGGAAAACAAACCTTACATTGTATTGCAACTTATCTTTCAACTGGGAAAGAACTTTTGCTGCAACTAATAAGATTGCGGTGTGGGCGTCATGTCCACATGCATGCATTTTCCCGTCAATTTTCGACTTGTAAGGCACATTATTTTGCTCCTGGATGGGAAGCGCATCCATATCAGCTCGCAATAGAACTGTGCCTTTAGGATTGTCTACTAGTAAGTCTGCAACAACTCCTGTTTTATTTATCCCTTTCCTTACATCAAGCCCAAGTTTTGAAAGGTAATTATACACAAGCTCAGAAGTCCTGTATTCTTCGAATGCAGTTTCTGGATACATATGGATTTCCCTTCTTAATGCAATTACTTCATCTTTTAACTCGTCAACTCTCTTCAGATTTTCCATTTTCATCCTCTTCCTTTATTAGATTATAATACCTAAGTTTGTTAAATAGAGACTTTCTTGAGATACCTAGTATTTGTGCAGCTTTTGTTTTATTGCCTTCCGCTTTTTCAAGTGCCTTTATTATTGCTTCTTTCTCAATTTTTTCAATGAGCTTCGGTAAATTAAGATTTTCTTCCTCTAATTGTCCTTCAACTTTTACTTCACCTTGTCGTTCTTGCTTTGTTTTATCTCTTAAAGTTTGAGGTAAGTCTTCGATCAAAATAAGCGGAGCAGAAGTTACAATTACACCTCTTGCAACCGCATTTTCAAGTTCTCTAACATTGCCCGGCCAATCGTAATCAAGGAAGAGTTCTAACACCTCTTTAGAAACTCCGCGCACATCCTTTTTGTATTTTTCTGCATATTTTGCAACAAAGTAATCTACAAGAAGAGGAATATCTTCTTTTCTTTCTCTTAAAGGCGGCAGCCATATAGTCACAACATTTAGTCTATAAAATAGGTCTTCTCTAAATTCACCAGTTTCAACAAGTTTTTCAAGGTTTCTGTTCGTTGCAGCAAGAACTCTTGCGTTACTAACAATTGTCTCGTTACCTCCAACTCTGCTAAAAGTCTTTTCTTGGAGGATTCTCAGAAGTTTAGCTTGTAAGTTTAAACTCATATCGCCAATTTCATCAAGGAAAATTGTTCCATCCTGAGCCTGCTCGAATTTCCCTATTCTTCTTGCATATGCATCCGTAAATGCGCCTTTTTCATGTCCAAATAATTCCGATTCCAGTAAAGTTTCAGGAATAGCAGCGCAATTTACAACTATAAAAGGTTTGTTTTTTCTGTTGCTGTGATGGTGTATAGCTTTTGCAACAAGTTCTTTTCCTGTTCCACTTTCTCCCCTTATTAAGACAGTCGCATCAGATTCTGCAACCTTTCCGATCTGTTTAAAAACTTCTTGCATCTTTGGAGAATTCCCGACTATTTCATCTGATATATACCTATTTTCATCTTTTTCAAATTTTGGGGCATTATCTGTTAGTTCTTTAAGTTCAATTGCTTTCTTAACTTTTACCTTCAATTCCTCAAGATCAAATGGTTTTGTTAGATAGTCATATGCGCCTTTTTTCATTGCTTTTATCGCAAGATCTGAACTGCCGTAGGCTGTTAGAAAAATTACTGGTAAATTACTTCTTATTTCTCTTATTTTAAGGAAAGCTTCCATTCCATCTAAAACTGGCATTCTAACATCCATAAGAGCACAATCAAAGTCAGATTTTTTAACTTCTTTTACTGCCTCATCTCCGTTAGTTACTTCAATGATCTCGTAGCCTTCATCTTTTAAAGTCTCGCTTAGAAGCATTCTTATATTTTCTTCATCATCTGCAACAAGGATTCGGTATTTTTTAACTTTCATTTGGTTTCCCTCTTTGGCAAAAGAATCACGAATTTGGTGCCCTTTCCTTTTTCGCTCTCTACAAAAATTTGCCCACCGTGTTCTTCGACCACCCTGTGGACAATTGCAAGTCCTAACCCAGTTCCGTGTTCTTTCGTTGTATAGAAAGGAACAAATATGTTCCTTAAAGTTTCGTTATCCATTCCAGCACCGTTGTCCTGAACGATTATCTTTATGTTGTTACCTTCCTCGGAACATTCAATTCTTATGATACCCTCTTCTTTATCAATAGCTTGGACAGCGTTAATTACGAGGTTCAAAAAAAGTTCTTCGAGTTTTCTTTCGTCTGCTACAATTGTCAAATCCGGGCAAATTAGTTCAAATTTAATGTTCTTTTTTGTATCGTATTGCTTTGCTAAGTCAATTATATGGTTAAAGAAAGGTTTGAGATTGAATTTTACAGGAGAAAGTGGCGATGGCTTCCCATACTTTAACAAATCATCAACAATCCTTCCAAGTCTCTCCGCTTCAGTAAGTATAGGCTGAACATATCTTTCCTCGTCCTTTCCTTGAAGTTTTTGGGAAAGTATATTTGCAAAGCCTTTTATTGATGTTAAGGGATTTCTAACTTCATGAACAATGCCGGCTGTAAATAAACCAAGAGATTTTAACGCCTCGGTCCTTTGCATTTCTTCAAGATTACGCTTTAGATTTTCAGCCATCGTGTTTATGGAAATAGCAATATCGCCAATCTCTCCACCATAATTAGGGAATCGGAAATCAAGACTCTTTTCAAGATTCTTAAGACCTTTTCGAATCTGTAAAATTCTGTAACTAAAGAATGATGTAATGGCAAGAACTATTAGCATTGTTATTAGTGCAAGGTAAAATATTATTCTATTTATGGAATATATGACTTTACTTACATTTTCGTTTACTGCAGATCTTGGAATGGCAGCAAAAACATATCCTCCACCGTATTTTTGTGGAATGCTTACCATTACAATAATCTTTTTAACGAGATTACCCTTAGAAGATACAACATTTAGCGAATCTTTAAAAATAGGAATATAATAGCCTATTTCAACATCAGGGAACCCGGTAGTAATTGTTGAAAAATAACCGTCAAAGGCTGGTTTCAAGAATAGATTTATATAAAGGCTCCTCTCTTTTTCAGTTATAAAGTCGTATCTTCTTGAAAATGCTTCTGCAGTATACATTTTTTCAAATCTTTCCTCAATTTGTTTGCTTATAAGTGTTAATCTTTTTGCTTCGCTTGATATTTCATTTTGTTCGAGGTATTGAGAAATGCTGGAAGAAATAGTAAAGAAAGTAAAAATAATGAATACAATTAAAACCACAATAAGTTGAAATCTAATGGATGTAAAAAACCTTTTCACTAAACCGTCACTTCCTCAATTATCTTGTAAAGTTCGTAATTTATTTCTTTGTATTTTTTGACTGCATCTTCGAGAGGTATATGCGTAATATGATTATCCTTAATACCAACAACATATCCTGAATTGCCATTCATAAGAAGATCTACTGCTTCCGCACCGAACATAGTCGCAATAATTCTATCAAACCTTGTAGGTGCACCGCCTCTCTGTATATAACCAAGAACAGAGTACTTCACATCAAGTTCAGGAAGCTTCTCCTTAATTTTTGCTTGCAACTCCTGTGCGTGAATTGCACCTTCGGCGGTTAATATCATATGGTGTTTCTTTTTCTTCTCAAGTCCTTTTTTAATATTTTCTACGATTTTATCGATATCAAATTTTCTTTCGGGCACCAGTACTATGTCTGCACCACTTGCAAGACCAGCCTCAAGAGCTATAAAGCCTCTATCTCTACCCATAACTTCTACAATGAAAGTCCTCGAGTGTGAAGTTGCAGTGTCTCTTATTTTATCGATTGCTTCAATTGCCGTATTTACGGCAGTATCGAAACCTATAGTATAGTCTGTTCCCCAAAGGTCATTATCAATAGTTGAAGCAACTCCAACTACAGGAAATCCTTTTCTAAAGAGGGCAAGGCTGCCTGTTTGAGAACCATTACCACCTATTACAATAAGCCCATCTATGCGAGACTCCTTTAAATTTTTAATTGCAACTTCCTGGTTGTTTTCGTCTTTAAACTCTTCGGAGCGAGAAGATAGTAAAAAAGTTCCCCCTTCTTCAAGAAGTCCACTAACATCTCTTGGTAAAAGTTGTTTGAAGTTCTTTTGTATTAATCCTCTATATCCTTCAAAAACACCAATTACTTCTAAGCCTCTTGAGAAACCAACTCTTACTATGCTCCTGATTGCTGCATTCATTCCGGGGGCGTCACCCCCGGAGGTAAGAACCGCAATTCTTTTC is from Caldisericum sp. and encodes:
- a CDS encoding amidohydrolase; its protein translation is MLLIKNARIHTITQGVIENGFVLIEGKRIKKVSNEPPEVDLSKTRIIDAQGKMVFPSFIDAHTHLGTFPLEGTEMDADGNEMTNPATPGLRAIDSINPYDPAFKEAFESGFEIVFTGAGSGNVIGGLSVTMKTYGNIVDEMVIKNPAGLKCAFGENPKRVYSSKNQLPTTRMGTAKVFRETLYKGKNYYEKKKSGEKVDFDLNMESLFLVFDHKIPLRIHSHRADDIVTAIRIAKHEFGLDVVIEHGTDSAKIRDFLAKENVPVILGPILDVSPKVETKPNSFENPKKLVEAGVKVALMTDHPVVSIGYALIQAGLVAYEGKLGFDETLKLITINPAQILGIDSDYGSIEEGKVANLVMFDRNPFSVLSKADTVLLEGEVIIEGGKYV
- a CDS encoding amidohydrolase, encoding MENLKRVDELKDEVIALRREIHMYPETAFEEYRTSELVYNYLSKLGLDVRKGINKTGVVADLLVDNPKGTVLLRADMDALPIQEQNNVPYKSKIDGKMHACGHDAHTAILLVAAKVLSQLKDKLQYNVRFVFQPSEERDPGGAIGMINEGVLENPHVNYTFGLHVAGFYKANTIYIKDGIMMAEADSFILKVFGSGGHGAYPHKAIDPILISSHIVIALQAIVSREIDPLENAVLSFGKITSGDVFNVIPESAELEGTVRTLKHELSEFIKERIEKISKQIAESFRGKADLKYSFGYPPLVNDKNATQFIRNLAKEIVGENNVFEAPISMGGEDMAYFLKERPGAFYWLGALNEEKGIIYPNHSPKFDIDEDVLPTGVKMHVGTVLKLSETSI
- a CDS encoding sigma-54-dependent Fis family transcriptional regulator → MKVKKYRILVADDEENIRMLLSETLKDEGYEIIEVTNGDEAVKEVKKSDFDCALMDVRMPVLDGMEAFLKIREIRSNLPVIFLTAYGSSDLAIKAMKKGAYDYLTKPFDLEELKVKVKKAIELKELTDNAPKFEKDENRYISDEIVGNSPKMQEVFKQIGKVAESDATVLIRGESGTGKELVAKAIHHHSNRKNKPFIVVNCAAIPETLLESELFGHEKGAFTDAYARRIGKFEQAQDGTIFLDEIGDMSLNLQAKLLRILQEKTFSRVGGNETIVSNARVLAATNRNLEKLVETGEFREDLFYRLNVVTIWLPPLRERKEDIPLLVDYFVAKYAEKYKKDVRGVSKEVLELFLDYDWPGNVRELENAVARGVIVTSAPLILIEDLPQTLRDKTKQERQGEVKVEGQLEEENLNLPKLIEKIEKEAIIKALEKAEGNKTKAAQILGISRKSLFNKLRYYNLIKEEDENGKSEES
- a CDS encoding ATP-binding protein; translation: MKRFFTSIRFQLIVVLIVFIIFTFFTISSSISQYLEQNEISSEAKRLTLISKQIEERFEKMYTAEAFSRRYDFITEKERSLYINLFLKPAFDGYFSTITTGFPDVEIGYYIPIFKDSLNVVSSKGNLVKKIIVMVSIPQKYGGGYVFAAIPRSAVNENVSKVIYSINRIIFYLALITMLIVLAITSFFSYRILQIRKGLKNLEKSLDFRFPNYGGEIGDIAISINTMAENLKRNLEEMQRTEALKSLGLFTAGIVHEVRNPLTSIKGFANILSQKLQGKDEERYVQPILTEAERLGRIVDDLLKYGKPSPLSPVKFNLKPFFNHIIDLAKQYDTKKNIKFELICPDLTIVADERKLEELFLNLVINAVQAIDKEEGIIRIECSEEGNNIKIIVQDNGAGMDNETLRNIFVPFYTTKEHGTGLGLAIVHRVVEEHGGQIFVESEKGKGTKFVILLPKRETK
- the pfkA gene encoding 6-phosphofructokinase; the encoded protein is MKRIAVLTSGGDAPGMNAAIRSIVRVGFSRGLEVIGVFEGYRGLIQKNFKQLLPRDVSGLLEEGGTFLLSSRSEEFKDENNQEVAIKNLKESRIDGLIVIGGNGSQTGSLALFRKGFPVVGVASTIDNDLWGTDYTIGFDTAVNTAIEAIDKIRDTATSHSRTFIVEVMGRDRGFIALEAGLASGADIVLVPERKFDIDKIVENIKKGLEKKKKHHMILTAEGAIHAQELQAKIKEKLPELDVKYSVLGYIQRGGAPTRFDRIIATMFGAEAVDLLMNGNSGYVVGIKDNHITHIPLEDAVKKYKEINYELYKIIEEVTV